AGGACGGTCCTTGGAACCCTGACGGTTGAGTCTGATTGCTACTGCCATATCAATTATAAATAAAAGGTGTTAATGGAAAACTTGCGCGCCTTGCCACTCACATGCGTGCGCGTTTGGCTTTCCATAGCGGGTGCAGATGTATGCGATATAATGGAGTCATTGTCAATACCAGAGTTATTTTTACGGGAAAAAAGCCTCTCATCCATTTCTGCGTCAGGGGAAATTTTCCACCGCCATGAGGTCAAAAGAATACAGCATGCTGAATCCTCCCGCCTCCAGAACAAGAGACAATATTCCATCCGGTATTCCGGCATACCGTCCCGTAAAAGGAACGAATGGGCTGCCAGCGGAAAATAAATTCCTCCTTCATGGAACAAAACAATCCTTATGCCCTGGGATGCGACTGTCTGTACACTTCCGCCATTCTGGCACGCGTCACATGCGTGTAAATCTGGGTAGTGGACAGGGAAGCATGGCCCAGCAGTTCCTGGACGGAACGGAGATCTGCCCCGGCCTCCAGAATGTGCGTGGCGAATGTATGCCTGATCTTATGGGGAGAAATGGTAAAAGGAATGGAAGACAGCTTCACATATTTATTCAGCATCATCTGTACGGCGCGAGCGCTTAGCCGGGTTCCTATACGGGAAACAAACAAGGGGGAATTCTTCGGCAGGCAGGCCATGACAACGTAAGTCTCCAGAGCTGCCAGAGCAGGAGTTCCCACCGGCAGAATGCGCTCCTTGCGCCCCTTCCCCATTACTTTCACGCCCCGGAAACGGTGATCCACACTGCCGACATCCAGCCCTACCAGTTCACTCAGGCGCATCCCGCAGGAATAAAAAAGTTCCAATATGGCCGCATCACGGTAGGGAAGCCATGCGGGGGCATTGGAGGGAACGGCAGTCTTGTAGGGAAGCTCCAGCAATTCCAACATCTGGTTGAGCGTCAGAAAAACGGGAAGTGTTTTCTTTTTCCTGGGAAGGGAAACGCCCGTCATTGGATTCGCCTCCAGCCCGCGCCTCCGCATCATGAAACGGTAAAAACTGCGCAGGGCGGCAAACCTCAGCCGGATGGAGGACGTGGCGGCTTCATCCTTCAGCTCCTGGAAAAGCCAGTCCCTCATCTGGTCCGGCGTGCACTTCTCCCACCCTGGGAATGAATCAGCCGCCCAGGCCCTGAACTGGCGCAAGGCGCGGGCGTACACCTCCACCGTATGAGGAGAAGCCTGCTTTTCCACCTCCAGATATTGAAGAAAGTCCTGTTCCGGTTCCAGAGGAATCCCCATCATGAAGAATAAATTACTCCGTACCTTTATCTTTTTCATCCCCGGCATCCACCGGCGATTCCTTCAGCAGCACTTCGCTGATATTGGCCCGGATGAACAAATCAATATCGTCCGGTTCTTCCATGGAATACAGAGGGCTGTCCTCATGGCTGTCCGCCAGGGCCTGCTCTCTCTCCACCGGGCTGAGCACACCGTCCTGATCCAAATCGTAAAGCTCCATCATCTCCTTCATTTTGACCTGGTACAGAGCCGCGGCATCTTTCATGACAACGGCATGCTCCTCCGGATCAATGCGGCCATTCCCATTGGCGTCATAATGATGCAGTAACATATTACGAGTCAGCAGAAACAATCCGGGAGCAACCATGAAACGCTTCTTCCCCACCGTGCGAATTTCCACCAGAGGCATTTCCATTCCCTCCGCAGGGGGGGGAGGCGGAGGAATTTTCCGCCTCTCACCGGGTGGGGAAAGCGGAATGCCGTCTCTCTTGTCCGGACCAGCATCCGCTCTGCGTCCCCCTCTCCGCTTTTCTACATGTTGCCGGAAAGCCCTGTACTCTTCCGGGGAAAGCCTTCCGTCCCCATCCTTATCAAACTGCCTCAGAAAGGCCTTTCTGGCCTCCCGCCGCGCAGCGCGGGCATCCTCCACTAACCGGGCCTTATCCTGATCGGACAAAATTCCCGTGCCCGTGCTGTCATAGCGGTCCAAGACCATTTGGCGGATAAGCAAAGTCACCTGAAGGCATTCCAGTCCGGCCCCGGGGGCGGTCTCCTTTTTCCCGCAGTCTCCGGAAAACACGGATTGCCCTGCCGCAAACGGGAACAGACCACACGCCAGCGCTGCAGAACATGACAAAATAAACATGTGGGGCAATCTCATCATCACTTTTACTAACCCCGCCGGGAAAAGACGGTTTCAAAAATAAACATCCGCCCCTGCCGGCGGGCGACATGGGCGGATGCAGGAAACGTACGGAAAGCGGAAAAACTTACTTCTCCACTTGAACGATCGCGTTCTTTTCCAATTCAATCACCACGCCTTCCGCAATCTTGAGGGAAACGGTGCGCTCATTCACCTTCTCCACAAAACCGTGCAGCCCTGCGTTTGTAATCACCTTGTCTCCGCGCTGCAGGGCCGCGATGCGCGCCTGCTGCTCCTTCTGAGCCTTTCTCTGGGGACGGATCAGCATCACCCAGAACAGGACGATGATAATCACAAACATGAACATGGGACTGGCGAGAATCTGCTGAAACATATTTGCAGGTTCCTGCCCGGCGGCGCCCGCCGCATCCTGAGCCTGTGCTAACATAAAGATATTCATAAAATGTCGTTTGCTTGATACCGCGCGATAAACGAATCCTTGAAGGAACCGAACGTGCCGGCGGCTATGGCCTCGCGCGCCTGGGCCATCAGCCGGAGATAGAATTCCAGATTCTGAAAAGAAAGCAATCTTAAAGCGAGTATTTCACCGGCTTTAAACAGATGCCGCACGTAAGCGCGGGAAAATTGCGTGACATGCGGATGCCCCTCCGGATCAATCGGGCGGGAATCCGTCGCCCAGCGCTGATTTTTGATATGCATGGGGCCGTCCGGAGTCAAAGCCACGCCGTGGCGGGCCAGGCGGGTAGGCATCACGCAGTCAAACATATCCACGCCGCGGGCAATCATCTCCAGCAATTGGGGGGGGGTGCCCAGCCCCATGGCGTACCGGGGCTTTTCCTCCGGCAGCCAGGGAGCGGAATGATCAATGGCGCGGAGCATTTCATCCTCCGGCTCTCCCACGGAAACGCCGCCGATGGCGTACCCGTCAAAATCCATGGCTGCCAGTTCTTCCGCGCACTTCTTTCTTAAATCCGCATACACGGAACCCTGCACAATGCCGAAATGGTGCTGACGCCCTTCCCCGGAACGGGGCTGATGTTCCTGCACCCACGCCTTGCAGCGGCGGGCCCAACGGAGCGTGTAACCCAGGGAAGCCTCCGCGTACTTCCTGTCGCAGGGATAAGGGGGGCACTCGTCAAACAGCATGGCAATATCACTGCCCAGGTCCGCCTGGATCTCCATGGACCGCTCCGGGCTCAGCATCATGTACGCCCCGTCCAAATGGTTCTGGAAACGCACCCCTTCTTCCGTAATCTTACGGAGCTTGGCAAGGGACCAGACCTGGAACCCGCCGGAATCCGTTAAAATAGGGCGGTTCCAGGAGGAAAATTTGTGTAATCCGCCCATTTGCCTAATCAAAGAGGAACCTGGGCGCAGGGACAAATGATAGGTATTTCCCAGAATAATTTCAGCACCCAGCGTCTCCAAATCCTGCGGATGCATGGTTTTTACGGAACCCTGCGTTCCCACCGGCATGAAAATGGGGGTGGAAACCTGTCCATGCGGCAACTCAAGCGAACCCAGGCGCGCAGCCGTGGAAGAATCTTTTTGATGAAGTATAAAAGGCATCGGAATCAGACTTTCTGCAATTTGATAAAACGGGCGCGGTAAATCGGTTTTCCCATGGCCTCCCATTGAAGCTGGAAATCCGTTCGGGGATAAAAAAATTCGTCCTCATCCCAACTGGCGCGGCTAAACAGCCCGCTGCGCGCCACATGGTCCAGCACCCACAGAAAATACCCTTCATGATCCGTCTTGAACAGAAACTCCCCGCCATCGGACAGGGCTTGGTGCAGCACGGGAAGAAAATCCTCCTGCACCAGCCGGTTCTTATGGTGTCTCTCCTTGGGCCACGGATCCGGACATAAATAATGCAGCCGGGAAATGCAGCCGGGCTGCATCATCCACTCCAGAAAATAACGGCTCTCCACGCGAAACACCTTCACGTTATCCAGTCCGCGGACGGCCGCCCGGGAACAAACTCCCCGCACACGGCCCAAAAGCCGTTCTATCCCCAGAAAACGGCGCTCCGGATAATGATCCGCCATCTGGAGCAGGAACCCACCGTCCCCACACCCCAAATCAACCTCAAAAGGACCATCCGCGCCAAAAATATCAGAAGGCGCCAGCACCTTGAAAAAATCGTCTGGAATAAAGGCCGGATTTATCATGGGAATCAACGTGCGGATAAGATGCGTTACAAAGCGGACTCTGTCAAACGAGAAGAACCCCGCCCCCGCAAACATGGCGGGGCGGGGCCCGGAAAAACGGAAAAATTAAACCGAAACGGCCCGACGCCGTCAGCTCCGGCAATAAAGGCGATTATAAATTTTACGGTCAAAACGGTAATAGCGCGCGGCGCGGTGGGGAACCCCCTCCTCCTTCTCATCCAGCGGCACAATGTAGGGGCGGGAAGCGATTTTTTTGTGGAAATTACGCACATCCATGGGCTTGCCGTGAATCTCCTCATTCAACCGCCGGAGCTGAAGAGCCGTAAACTTGGCAGGCAGCATGTCATAAATCAGCGCAGGCTCCTTCTTCACGGAAGAACGCACTCTCTCCAGCGCCAGGTCAATAATATCCCGGTGATCAAACGCCAGTTCCGGCAGGTCATCTACAGGCACCCAGCGGGTCTTGTGGCTTTCCATCAGTCTGCGCAGCTTGGTGGAAATCCTGATCATGGCCATGTAGGCCACCGTCACCAGACGCCCTATCTTCTGGCCGGAAACAGCCTCCACCCATGCCCTGTCCTCCGGATTCTTGATGCGCGATGGCGCGCCGAACGTATGGAATTGTTCCAAGTGAGGGGAAGACATGCCGGTCATGTCAAACAGAACGCGGCGGGCGGCGGCATCCAGTTCTTCCTCCTCATAAATCAAATCGCCGGGCAACTTGGAAATAGCGCCGGTATGTCCTGGTTCAAACTGCGTCTTCTCTACCAGAAGAACTTTCAAACCTTCCTCATCGAACCCGATCAACACACAATCCACTGAGAGATGCGGATAAAATGCCTGTCTGCTCATTATGTTATCTATTATTGTAGTAAGTTCCCAGAATCGTACCAACGCTACGCAAGCGGTCCAACCAAGTCAACCAAAATCAAAATAGGAACGGCAATGAAAAAACTCCCCCTTTACCCCAGCAAACATCACGCCACTTCAGGAATCCAGTTTCTCATGGGCGGCAAAACGCGCCCGCGTCTTGCATTTCACCATCTTCCCGTCCATATAATAGAATCATGCAGACAGGTATCATCAGGGGAATGTCCGTGCTGGCCGGGCTGCTATGGCTGGCATCCTGCTCATCTTCTCCCAAAAGCCGGGATTATCCGGGCTACATGATCCGTCCCTACACCATCCGGGGGCACCGCTACCATCCCATGAACGTGGAACAGGCGCTGACGTATGAACAAACGGGAATTGCCTCCCATTACAATGAATGCGCCCTTTGGGGGCTCGTCAGCGGAAAAACGGCTATCGGAGAAAACGTGCGCCCCTGGCACCTGCACGCGGCGCATCCTACCCTTCCCCTCCCGTGCGAAGTGCTCGTTCAATCCCTTCGAACAGGCAAAACCGTGAAAGTCCGCGTGAACGACAGAGGGCCCTTCATCAAAAACAGAATCATCGACCTTAGTGAAGAGGCCGCAGAACGGCTGGACATGAAACACCACGGACTGGACAAAGTCAAAATCACCGTACTTTCCGTAGGAGACGGGAAATGG
This region of Akkermansia muciniphila genomic DNA includes:
- a CDS encoding NUDIX hydrolase, with the protein product MSRQAFYPHLSVDCVLIGFDEEGLKVLLVEKTQFEPGHTGAISKLPGDLIYEEEELDAAARRVLFDMTGMSSPHLEQFHTFGAPSRIKNPEDRAWVEAVSGQKIGRLVTVAYMAMIRISTKLRRLMESHKTRWVPVDDLPELAFDHRDIIDLALERVRSSVKKEPALIYDMLPAKFTALQLRRLNEEIHGKPMDVRNFHKKIASRPYIVPLDEKEEGVPHRAARYYRFDRKIYNRLYCRS
- the yajC gene encoding preprotein translocase subunit YajC, producing the protein MLAQAQDAAGAAGQEPANMFQQILASPMFMFVIIIVLFWVMLIRPQRKAQKEQQARIAALQRGDKVITNAGLHGFVEKVNERTVSLKIAEGVVIELEKNAIVQVEK
- a CDS encoding septal ring lytic transglycosylase RlpA family protein, which translates into the protein MQTGIIRGMSVLAGLLWLASCSSSPKSRDYPGYMIRPYTIRGHRYHPMNVEQALTYEQTGIASHYNECALWGLVSGKTAIGENVRPWHLHAAHPTLPLPCEVLVQSLRTGKTVKVRVNDRGPFIKNRIIDLSEEAAERLDMKHHGLDKVKITVLSVGDGKWKKEAPPCATPV
- a CDS encoding tyrosine recombinase XerC; the encoded protein is MMGIPLEPEQDFLQYLEVEKQASPHTVEVYARALRQFRAWAADSFPGWEKCTPDQMRDWLFQELKDEAATSSIRLRFAALRSFYRFMMRRRGLEANPMTGVSLPRKKKTLPVFLTLNQMLELLELPYKTAVPSNAPAWLPYRDAAILELFYSCGMRLSELVGLDVGSVDHRFRGVKVMGKGRKERILPVGTPALAALETYVVMACLPKNSPLFVSRIGTRLSARAVQMMLNKYVKLSSIPFTISPHKIRHTFATHILEAGADLRSVQELLGHASLSTTQIYTHVTRARMAEVYRQSHPRA
- the tgt gene encoding tRNA guanosine(34) transglycosylase Tgt, encoding MPFILHQKDSSTAARLGSLELPHGQVSTPIFMPVGTQGSVKTMHPQDLETLGAEIILGNTYHLSLRPGSSLIRQMGGLHKFSSWNRPILTDSGGFQVWSLAKLRKITEEGVRFQNHLDGAYMMLSPERSMEIQADLGSDIAMLFDECPPYPCDRKYAEASLGYTLRWARRCKAWVQEHQPRSGEGRQHHFGIVQGSVYADLRKKCAEELAAMDFDGYAIGGVSVGEPEDEMLRAIDHSAPWLPEEKPRYAMGLGTPPQLLEMIARGVDMFDCVMPTRLARHGVALTPDGPMHIKNQRWATDSRPIDPEGHPHVTQFSRAYVRHLFKAGEILALRLLSFQNLEFYLRLMAQAREAIAAGTFGSFKDSFIARYQANDIL
- the trmB gene encoding tRNA (guanosine(46)-N7)-methyltransferase TrmB, which codes for MINPAFIPDDFFKVLAPSDIFGADGPFEVDLGCGDGGFLLQMADHYPERRFLGIERLLGRVRGVCSRAAVRGLDNVKVFRVESRYFLEWMMQPGCISRLHYLCPDPWPKERHHKNRLVQEDFLPVLHQALSDGGEFLFKTDHEGYFLWVLDHVARSGLFSRASWDEDEFFYPRTDFQLQWEAMGKPIYRARFIKLQKV